A genome region from Pleurocapsa minor HA4230-MV1 includes the following:
- a CDS encoding glycosyltransferase family 2 protein, with translation MPKVSVVIPAYNAMAYLPETIANVLKQTYTDFEVVVINDGSTDKIEEWITQEVSDRQVKLISQANLGATAARNTGISESQGEYLAFLDADDLWESTKLAKQVEVLDSHPEVGLVYTWVTYINEQGNSTGRVVNHQQEGDVWQELTKGNLIECGSVPMVRRECFEKCGVFDCNLGSFVEDWDIWLRIANYYQFKVVKESLVYYRQVPNSGSRNWQAMAKGYQLVIEKAFATAAWEDLFLRNKSYGTANLVVGWKALQCQTKDYQQASYFRSQALRHDPWLFFSKEYFRLSIAIALMSWFGANGYQRFLSFFYALRRGTRNVFSVSR, from the coding sequence ATGCCTAAAGTTTCAGTTGTTATCCCAGCCTATAATGCAATGGCTTATTTGCCAGAGACGATAGCGAATGTTCTCAAACAAACATATACAGATTTTGAGGTAGTGGTGATTAACGATGGCAGTACTGACAAGATCGAAGAATGGATAACTCAGGAAGTTAGCGATCGCCAAGTCAAATTAATTTCTCAAGCTAATCTGGGGGCTACAGCAGCGCGAAACACTGGAATTAGCGAATCTCAAGGAGAATATCTGGCTTTTCTCGATGCAGACGATCTGTGGGAGTCTACGAAACTAGCCAAACAAGTAGAAGTCTTAGATAGTCATCCTGAAGTAGGGTTGGTTTATACCTGGGTTACTTATATCAATGAGCAAGGAAATAGTACTGGTCGAGTAGTAAATCATCAGCAAGAAGGAGACGTGTGGCAAGAACTGACTAAAGGTAATTTAATTGAATGTGGCAGTGTGCCAATGGTTCGCCGAGAGTGTTTTGAAAAATGTGGAGTATTTGACTGTAATTTAGGTTCTTTTGTGGAAGACTGGGACATATGGCTCAGAATTGCCAATTACTATCAGTTTAAAGTAGTCAAAGAATCTCTAGTTTACTATCGACAAGTCCCTAACAGTGGCTCTAGGAACTGGCAAGCAATGGCTAAAGGCTATCAATTAGTCATTGAAAAAGCTTTTGCCACTGCTGCTTGGGAAGATTTGTTCTTAAGAAACAAAAGCTATGGCACTGCTAATTTAGTCGTGGGATGGAAAGCTTTGCAATGTCAGACAAAAGATTACCAGCAAGCTAGTTACTTCCGTTCACAAGCCCTCAGACATGATCCTTGGTTGTTCTTTTCTAAAGAATATTTTCGTTTAAGTATAGCGATAGCTTTAATGAGTTGGTTTGGTGCTAATGGTTACCAACGATTCTTATCTTTTTTCTATGCTTTACGTCGAGGTACTCGTAACGTATTTTCAGTTTCTCGATAA
- a CDS encoding O-antigen ligase domain-containing protein, with translation MKTIATIAPQNLPEKLIWYYIIGTYLIYYLGGQYLLAPLLGYFLVLYLFWQWWNQTTATLPEDKITIPFTVWLWVIGMVMIQIALIVGHFDFDLGLAKMINSSVNRCFRTWLLFPLFMLVGSLKIRPQLIYRAICIFCVQGLVMVMIASLVRIPDLAFNSPLHVFGGSENFYQVYVFGSMMDNGTEFRLQLFAPWPPALGLVANIYFFLALQEPDRKWRLLGMSGAVAMIVGSASRLAIVCLPIAWFLSWLLANISRPLIQLLTGLVAFGSGFLAPTIINVMQAAQDKFTSSRAGSSEVRAALAKIALYRWKNEALIWGHGTVGDGGPTITANIAIGTHHTWFSVLYNHGLVGCLGLAIPLVWSLVKLVVKAQKSQIAQVGLKIILVLLIFTSGENLESLAHLYWPGLVILGIAFQESFSWLPLSSNRFSTLN, from the coding sequence ATGAAAACTATCGCGACCATCGCGCCTCAAAACCTGCCAGAAAAACTGATTTGGTATTACATAATTGGAACATACTTGATCTATTATTTAGGAGGACAATACTTACTCGCGCCTTTGCTTGGATATTTTCTAGTTCTATATCTTTTTTGGCAATGGTGGAATCAGACGACAGCAACTCTTCCAGAAGACAAAATAACGATCCCTTTTACTGTATGGTTGTGGGTTATCGGGATGGTGATGATTCAAATAGCTCTAATTGTCGGACATTTCGATTTTGATCTAGGTTTAGCCAAAATGATCAACTCTTCAGTTAATCGATGCTTCAGAACCTGGCTGCTTTTTCCTTTGTTTATGCTTGTCGGCAGTCTTAAAATTCGCCCTCAGCTAATTTATCGAGCTATTTGTATTTTTTGTGTTCAAGGTCTAGTCATGGTCATGATAGCCAGTCTTGTAAGAATTCCCGATCTAGCTTTCAATTCTCCCCTTCATGTTTTTGGCGGGAGTGAAAATTTTTATCAAGTATATGTTTTTGGCAGCATGATGGATAACGGTACTGAATTTCGTTTGCAATTATTTGCTCCGTGGCCTCCTGCCTTGGGTTTAGTTGCCAATATCTATTTTTTTCTGGCGCTTCAAGAACCAGACCGCAAATGGAGATTGCTAGGGATGAGCGGCGCCGTTGCCATGATAGTGGGTTCTGCTTCCAGGCTGGCAATTGTTTGTTTGCCCATAGCTTGGTTTTTAAGTTGGTTGTTAGCGAATATATCTCGTCCTTTAATTCAGTTGCTGACTGGATTAGTTGCTTTTGGCAGCGGTTTTTTAGCACCAACAATTATTAATGTGATGCAAGCTGCTCAAGATAAGTTTACCAGCAGTAGAGCTGGTTCTTCTGAAGTCCGAGCTGCCTTAGCAAAAATCGCCCTCTATCGTTGGAAGAATGAAGCTTTGATCTGGGGACATGGCACAGTTGGCGATGGCGGACCAACAATAACAGCAAATATAGCAATTGGAACTCATCACACTTGGTTTAGTGTACTTTACAATCATGGATTAGTGGGTTGTTTGGGTTTAGCAATACCTTTAGTTTGGAGTTTAGTAAAGCTAGTTGTCAAAGCCCAAAAGTCTCAAATAGCCCAAGTGGGCTTAAAGATTATTTTGGTTTTGCTCATTTTTACTTCAGGAGAAAATCTTGAAAGTCTCGCTCATCTTTATTGGCCAGGTTTAGTCATTTTAGGAATTGCCTTTCAAGAAAGTTTTTCTTGGCTTCCTTTGTCTAGTAATCGGTTTAGCACATTAAATTAA
- a CDS encoding response regulator → MIRILLVDDQKTVRESIRAWLEPVENFKIVGTASDGHSAIEQVEILKPDVVLIDLEMPGLDGIQTTSIICQKFIEVKVIILSMYNDDKYVSRSLQAGATGYLLKNTPKEELIKAISFVNLGYSQFAPGLINKIVKSIPQSQTLEIQPKKENGHNLEYSSLVNLVKPDLSHYQDQPRNKPRGKNFYLKIWLLCNLIIWGGSIAYLQFKKPTYTSKWAIALPSSNLSTSINLPEVGQASSESGSPFNSDFADPRENYKYLVETDEVLKASASKIKVPSKKFGNPKVQIIENTTLIQLQIEGNTPRIAQAKALALQSALEENLNRLREDESGNQSQNLEKTLKQTRQKLEAARKKLADFQTRTRLSSGEQPNILVNNIEQLRLQSSEITAEKQKVTARSNELSSNLGLSTREAADALILNSDPQFKEYLNNYSQVSTELIKLKAKYLDNYPSVVAQQAEKNDIEAELYQRGESLLGRPFTQATLKTLNTNSNNSSESQRADLFQELISSQAEEKGLENQATELNKQITSLETKLATLTRYGSELEKLRRDVQLSEAVFSSTATRADLNKSQTSAAYPPMSLISQPSLPKELTSPNYKYVLLGSFFSSLLLTTGICSLWWRDRRFYAPLFWENNSNHNNHKSLSNSRNIVQEILKK, encoded by the coding sequence ATGATTCGAATTTTACTAGTAGATGATCAAAAAACTGTTAGAGAATCTATTCGAGCTTGGCTAGAGCCAGTAGAAAACTTTAAGATTGTTGGTACCGCTAGTGATGGTCATAGTGCTATAGAGCAAGTAGAAATATTAAAGCCCGATGTAGTACTAATCGATCTGGAAATGCCTGGACTTGATGGGATTCAAACAACTTCGATAATTTGCCAAAAGTTTATCGAGGTCAAGGTCATTATTTTAAGTATGTATAACGACGACAAATATGTTTCTCGTTCTCTACAAGCAGGGGCAACTGGATATTTATTGAAAAATACTCCAAAAGAAGAATTGATCAAAGCGATATCCTTTGTCAATCTTGGTTACTCGCAATTTGCCCCTGGGCTAATCAACAAAATTGTCAAATCAATTCCACAATCTCAGACTTTAGAAATTCAGCCAAAAAAAGAGAATGGTCACAATTTAGAATATTCTTCTTTAGTAAATTTAGTTAAACCCGATCTTAGCCATTATCAAGATCAGCCCCGAAATAAGCCTAGAGGAAAGAACTTTTATCTTAAAATTTGGCTACTGTGTAATTTAATAATTTGGGGTGGTAGTATAGCCTATTTACAATTTAAAAAACCAACTTACACCAGTAAGTGGGCGATCGCTCTTCCCAGTAGCAATTTATCCACAAGCATCAATCTGCCAGAAGTTGGGCAAGCCTCATCTGAAAGTGGGTCTCCCTTCAATAGCGATTTTGCCGATCCACGAGAAAACTATAAATATTTAGTGGAAACTGATGAGGTTTTAAAAGCCTCAGCTAGCAAAATCAAGGTGCCAAGCAAAAAATTTGGCAATCCCAAAGTCCAGATTATTGAAAACACAACTTTGATTCAACTTCAGATTGAAGGCAATACACCACGAATAGCTCAAGCAAAAGCATTGGCATTGCAAAGCGCTCTTGAGGAAAATTTAAACCGATTGAGGGAAGATGAAAGCGGTAATCAAAGTCAAAATTTAGAAAAAACTCTCAAACAAACGAGACAAAAATTAGAGGCAGCGCGAAAGAAATTAGCCGATTTTCAAACTAGAACTCGACTAAGTTCGGGGGAACAGCCCAATATTTTAGTTAATAACATTGAACAATTACGACTACAAAGCTCGGAAATAACCGCCGAAAAGCAAAAGGTAACAGCTCGTTCCAATGAACTATCGAGTAATTTAGGTTTATCTACCCGCGAAGCTGCTGACGCTTTGATTCTAAATTCAGATCCTCAATTTAAAGAGTATTTAAACAACTATAGCCAGGTCAGTACAGAATTAATCAAGCTAAAAGCGAAATATTTAGACAATTATCCATCGGTTGTGGCTCAACAGGCAGAAAAAAATGACATTGAGGCAGAACTCTATCAGCGAGGTGAGTCACTTTTAGGCAGACCTTTTACTCAAGCTACCCTGAAAACTCTTAATACCAATAGCAACAATTCATCTGAATCTCAGCGAGCTGACTTATTTCAAGAATTGATTTCTTCGCAAGCCGAGGAGAAGGGATTAGAAAATCAAGCTACGGAATTAAACAAACAAATTACTTCTTTAGAAACTAAGCTGGCAACCCTAACTCGATATGGTTCCGAGCTAGAAAAATTGCGTCGGGACGTACAACTCTCAGAGGCTGTATTTTCTTCTACTGCCACCAGAGCAGATCTAAATAAATCGCAGACCTCCGCTGCTTACCCTCCCATGTCCCTCATATCTCAGCCAAGCTTGCCCAAAGAATTAACTTCACCCAATTACAAATATGTACTTTTAGGTTCATTCTTTTCTTCTTTACTGCTAACTACTGGCATTTGCTCGCTTTGGTGGCGCGATCGCCGATTTTATGCTCCTTTGTTTTGGGAGAACAACTCTAACCACAACAACCATAAATCTTTATCTAATTCCCGCAATATTGTTCAAGAGATTCTCAAAAAATGA
- a CDS encoding glycosyltransferase family 4 protein, with product MKNNPTLTIFYQFDPWSSSIGGIQTFICSFLKYAPAEFEVRLVGTGGKNSDIGQWSEKDFAGRSIKFMPVVRVENDDVRHLVPTTLKYTYALSKHDFSSDFMHFNRIETALASRKWRGEKILFVHNDIQKQMNSTDGNNAILWQKFPALYFALESYLMRRFDHIYSCHTDTAEFYQQKYPDLAQSISYLENTVDEEVFYPLDSEVDKQVQSRNLAREMGLVDNTRFLLFAGRLHPQKDPLLLIEAFASLNEPDTHLLIAGAGELETEIRFRIADAGLGKKITLLGAVPQAKLASLHRVSSVFVLSSVYEGLPLTVLEALSSGTPVVTTNSGETPNFLTADSGIVCDERTPKAIADALRQVLQNPEQYLSAACVRTAKPYSAKTVVGKVYQDMLKRWELNNSVGMDANQHLSLVSS from the coding sequence ATGAAGAACAATCCCACACTCACAATTTTTTATCAATTCGATCCTTGGAGTAGTAGTATTGGCGGTATTCAGACTTTTATTTGCTCCTTTTTGAAATATGCTCCAGCAGAGTTTGAAGTGAGGCTAGTTGGTACTGGAGGCAAGAACTCAGATATTGGGCAATGGTCTGAAAAGGATTTTGCAGGTAGATCTATAAAATTTATGCCTGTAGTTCGTGTCGAGAACGATGATGTCCGACATCTGGTTCCTACAACCCTAAAATACACATATGCGTTATCAAAGCATGACTTTAGCTCTGATTTTATGCATTTTAATCGGATAGAGACGGCATTGGCTAGTCGCAAATGGCGGGGAGAAAAAATTCTTTTTGTCCACAACGATATTCAGAAGCAGATGAATTCTACTGATGGTAACAATGCTATCCTCTGGCAAAAGTTTCCCGCCCTGTATTTCGCTTTGGAAAGCTATTTGATGAGACGGTTTGACCATATTTATTCTTGTCATACAGATACAGCAGAGTTTTATCAGCAAAAATATCCAGACTTAGCTCAATCGATTAGCTATCTGGAAAATACAGTAGATGAAGAAGTCTTTTATCCTCTGGATTCTGAAGTTGACAAGCAAGTTCAAAGTCGCAACTTGGCTAGGGAAATGGGACTAGTAGACAATACCCGCTTCCTACTTTTTGCAGGTCGTTTACATCCTCAGAAAGATCCGCTGCTACTAATCGAAGCGTTTGCTAGTTTAAATGAGCCTGACACTCATCTCTTGATAGCAGGTGCAGGAGAGTTGGAAACAGAGATTCGCTTTAGGATAGCTGATGCTGGTTTAGGCAAAAAAATAACTTTGCTTGGCGCAGTGCCTCAAGCAAAACTTGCTAGTCTGCACAGAGTTAGTAGTGTTTTTGTTCTTTCCAGTGTTTATGAAGGTTTACCTTTAACGGTACTAGAAGCACTTTCTAGTGGAACGCCAGTGGTGACAACAAATTCAGGAGAGACACCGAATTTTTTGACTGCTGATAGTGGCATTGTTTGTGATGAAAGAACGCCAAAAGCGATCGCCGATGCTTTAAGACAAGTGCTGCAAAACCCAGAACAGTATTTATCCGCAGCTTGTGTACGGACAGCTAAACCATATAGTGCCAAGACAGTTGTGGGAAAAGTCTACCAAGATATGCTCAAGCGTTGGGAGTTAAACAACTCGGTTGGGATGGACGCTAATCAACATCTTTCTTTAGTCAGTTCATAG
- a CDS encoding glycosyltransferase family 4 protein, protein MKIAVIGVKGLPAKQGGIEHYCQALYPKIVERGHTVDLYARASYIKQSWLSTYQHQGVRVICLPSLPIRGLDAFTSSGLAALVCAFRGYDVVHFHALGPSLFSFIPRLLSSAKIVATCQGLDWQRGKWGKSSSSVIRLGEKMAAKYAHNIIVVSRALQDYFKQTYDLDSVYIPNAPGIYAKSNPDFEFVKSRDLKPSKYFLFLGRLVPEKRPDLLLQAFRQLNQSDWKLVLAGGDSDTTEYISELVDLAKDNPNIIFAGELRGSRLAEMVRGAGVFVLPSDLEGLPLAMLEAMRERVPVVASDIPPHKQLIGSDRGTLFKAGSLISCVTALKKAINQPKQLASMAQKAQKYIQHNYTWEKITADNLSVYSQEFEIGQVENSTNDSPAEYSETKVAQSLKS, encoded by the coding sequence ATGAAAATCGCCGTCATCGGGGTCAAAGGACTTCCTGCTAAACAAGGTGGGATAGAACATTATTGTCAGGCACTATACCCTAAAATAGTTGAACGTGGACATACTGTTGATTTATATGCTCGTGCTAGCTACATTAAGCAGTCTTGGCTTTCTACTTATCAGCATCAAGGAGTTAGAGTAATTTGTTTACCTTCTCTACCGATCAGAGGATTAGATGCTTTTACTAGTTCTGGTCTAGCAGCTTTAGTATGTGCATTTCGCGGTTATGATGTCGTTCATTTTCATGCTTTGGGCCCATCTTTATTTAGTTTTATCCCGCGACTTTTATCTTCAGCAAAGATAGTTGCTACCTGTCAGGGATTAGATTGGCAAAGAGGAAAGTGGGGAAAATCTTCTAGTAGTGTCATTCGCTTGGGTGAGAAAATGGCAGCTAAATATGCTCACAATATCATAGTAGTTTCCAGAGCATTACAAGATTATTTTAAACAAACCTACGATCTAGATTCTGTTTACATACCAAATGCTCCAGGCATATATGCAAAGTCCAATCCAGATTTTGAGTTTGTTAAATCACGTGATTTAAAGCCCAGCAAATACTTTTTATTTTTGGGTCGACTAGTACCAGAAAAAAGACCTGATTTACTTTTACAAGCCTTTAGGCAATTAAATCAATCAGACTGGAAACTTGTTTTAGCAGGTGGAGACAGTGATACAACAGAGTACATTTCAGAACTAGTTGATTTAGCTAAGGATAACCCAAATATAATTTTTGCAGGAGAACTAAGGGGTAGTCGTTTAGCAGAAATGGTTCGGGGTGCAGGAGTCTTTGTACTACCATCTGATTTAGAAGGATTACCTTTAGCAATGTTAGAGGCAATGAGAGAGAGAGTTCCCGTAGTAGCCAGTGACATTCCCCCACACAAACAATTAATCGGCAGCGATCGCGGAACTTTATTTAAAGCTGGAAGTCTTATTTCCTGTGTTACTGCTCTCAAAAAAGCGATAAATCAGCCAAAACAGTTGGCCTCAATGGCACAAAAAGCGCAAAAATATATCCAGCACAATTATACCTGGGAAAAAATTACTGCTGATAATCTTTCGGTATATTCTCAAGAATTTGAGATTGGGCAAGTGGAAAACTCAACTAATGATTCCCCTGCAGAATACTCCGAAACAAAAGTTGCTCAATCTTTAAAAAGTTAA
- a CDS encoding sugar transferase translates to MFNHLKKGRFDLSIKKVIQFMIPQDDVRSAKVMTFLLKRTFDIFWSGLILLIVAIPMIIVMILIKIDSPGSAFFSQTRIGLRGKPFKLLKLRTMVANAAKIQLSLENDNEIEGGVLFKIKQDPRITRIGKFLRRYSIDEIPQLINVLKGEMSLVGPRPLTLRDSAKLPEKQFVRTEVLPGITGFWQVSGRSETSSEHLGECDCFYVKKWSLSLDFLILLKTVAVVISGEGAY, encoded by the coding sequence ATGTTTAATCATCTCAAAAAAGGTCGATTTGATTTGAGTATCAAAAAGGTTATTCAATTTATGATTCCTCAAGATGACGTTCGATCTGCTAAAGTCATGACTTTTTTACTCAAGCGTACTTTTGATATTTTCTGGTCTGGTCTAATTTTGTTGATTGTCGCCATACCGATGATTATTGTGATGATACTAATCAAAATAGATTCACCTGGATCGGCTTTTTTTAGTCAGACTAGAATTGGCTTAAGAGGCAAGCCGTTTAAATTACTAAAATTACGCACTATGGTAGCAAATGCTGCCAAGATTCAACTATCGTTAGAAAACGATAATGAAATAGAAGGGGGAGTGTTATTCAAAATTAAGCAAGATCCACGCATAACCAGAATTGGTAAATTTCTCCGACGCTATAGTATTGATGAAATACCTCAATTAATCAACGTTCTTAAAGGTGAAATGAGTTTAGTAGGGCCACGACCTTTAACCCTGAGAGATTCGGCTAAATTACCAGAAAAGCAATTTGTCCGTACAGAAGTTTTACCTGGCATCACTGGTTTTTGGCAAGTTTCTGGTCGCTCGGAAACTAGTTCAGAACATTTAGGTGAGTGTGATTGCTTTTATGTAAAAAAATGGTCTTTGTCTCTTGATTTTTTAATTTTACTTAAAACTGTCGCGGTAGTTATTAGTGGTGAAGGTGCATATTAA